The Lysobacter enzymogenes genome window below encodes:
- a CDS encoding YgjP-like metallopeptidase domain-containing protein, whose amino-acid sequence MPYRARMDPLRYLRGYPPHVLTQVQALIDAGKLGEVLRKRYDHGGHSVRDDKALFEYVVAIKDRYMRKAEPLNKVVYDNKLHVVSQALGTHTAISRVHGGRLKAAREIRIATLFRDAPAPFLEMIAVHELAHLKHRDHDKGFYQLCAHMSPDYHQLEFDLRLYLTAQETAKPL is encoded by the coding sequence ATGCCGTATCGTGCGCGCATGGATCCGCTCCGCTACCTGCGCGGTTACCCGCCGCACGTCCTGACCCAAGTGCAGGCGCTGATCGACGCCGGCAAGCTCGGCGAGGTCCTGCGCAAGCGCTACGACCACGGCGGCCACAGCGTGCGCGACGACAAGGCCCTGTTCGAATACGTGGTGGCGATCAAGGACCGCTACATGCGCAAGGCCGAGCCGCTCAACAAAGTCGTCTACGACAACAAGCTGCACGTGGTGAGCCAGGCCCTGGGCACCCACACCGCGATCTCGCGCGTGCACGGCGGCCGGCTCAAGGCCGCGCGCGAGATCCGCATCGCCACGCTGTTCCGCGACGCGCCGGCGCCGTTCCTGGAAATGATCGCGGTGCACGAGCTGGCCCACCTCAAGCATCGCGACCACGACAAGGGTTTCTACCAGCTGTGCGCGCACATGAGCCCGGACTACCACCAGCTCGAATTCGATCTGCGGCTGTATCTGACCGCGCAGGAAACCGCGAAGCCTCTGTAG
- a CDS encoding MFS transporter → MRGGAAADDRLFAPRYRGLTAGAVALVSLVAFEALAVTTAMPTVARALDGLALYALAFAGTLAASVVGMVAAGRWADARGPAAPLRHGIAWFAVGLVVAGLAPSMAWLVAGRVIQGFGGGLISVALYVVVGRVYPPALRVKIFAAFAAAWVLPAVIGPAIGGAIVEHAGWRWVFLAVPAVAALAACWVLPALRGLGPVATAEPRRPGDALRLPWALLATASLLALHYGGQQRGAVALAWLLPAAAALVLAASRLLPPGALRAARGLPAVVSLRGIAAGAYFLTEAYIPLLLSSERGLSPTWAGAVVTLGAIGWSTGSWLRGRSAHARRPWRYLQAGMAMIALGVAAVAALALAHAPIALGIAGWIVSGLGMGLIYPTLSVLMLELSPPQEQGRNSSALHLGDAIYTATALALGGSLFAALLTRSHTLAYVCGFAIAFALALLGLALAARVRVAPAAAV, encoded by the coding sequence GTGCGAGGCGGTGCCGCAGCCGACGACCGCCTGTTCGCGCCGCGCTACCGCGGCCTCACCGCCGGCGCGGTCGCACTGGTCTCCCTGGTCGCTTTCGAAGCGCTGGCGGTGACCACGGCGATGCCGACCGTGGCGCGCGCGCTCGACGGCCTCGCGCTGTACGCGCTGGCGTTCGCCGGCACCCTCGCCGCCAGCGTGGTCGGCATGGTCGCCGCCGGGCGTTGGGCCGATGCGCGCGGACCGGCCGCGCCGCTGCGCCACGGCATCGCCTGGTTCGCGGTCGGCCTGGTCGTGGCCGGGCTGGCGCCGTCGATGGCTTGGCTGGTCGCCGGCCGGGTGATCCAGGGCTTCGGCGGCGGGCTGATCTCGGTCGCGCTGTACGTAGTGGTCGGGCGGGTCTATCCGCCGGCGCTGCGGGTCAAGATCTTCGCCGCGTTCGCAGCCGCCTGGGTGCTGCCGGCGGTGATCGGCCCGGCGATCGGCGGCGCCATCGTCGAACACGCCGGCTGGCGCTGGGTGTTTCTGGCGGTGCCGGCGGTCGCGGCGCTGGCCGCGTGCTGGGTGTTGCCGGCGCTGCGCGGTCTGGGCCCGGTGGCGACGGCCGAACCGCGGCGCCCCGGCGACGCGCTGCGCCTGCCGTGGGCGCTGCTGGCCACCGCCAGCCTGCTGGCGCTGCACTACGGCGGCCAGCAGCGCGGCGCGGTCGCGCTGGCGTGGCTGCTGCCGGCCGCCGCGGCCTTGGTCCTGGCCGCATCGCGGCTGCTGCCGCCCGGCGCCCTGCGCGCGGCGCGCGGCCTGCCGGCCGTGGTCTCGCTGCGCGGCATCGCCGCCGGCGCGTATTTCCTCACCGAGGCGTATATCCCGCTGCTGCTGTCGTCCGAACGCGGGCTGTCGCCGACCTGGGCCGGCGCGGTGGTGACCCTCGGCGCGATCGGCTGGTCGACCGGCTCGTGGCTGCGCGGCCGCAGCGCGCATGCGCGCCGGCCGTGGCGTTATCTGCAGGCCGGCATGGCGATGATCGCGCTCGGCGTGGCCGCGGTCGCGGCGCTGGCCTTGGCGCACGCGCCGATCGCGCTCGGCATCGCCGGCTGGATCGTGTCGGGACTGGGCATGGGCCTGATCTACCCGACCCTGTCGGTGCTGATGCTGGAGCTGTCGCCGCCGCAGGAACAGGGCCGCAATTCTTCGGCCTTGCACCTCGGCGATGCTATCTACACCGCGACCGCGCTGGCGCTCGGCGGCTCGCTGTTCGCGGCGCTGCTGACGCGTTCGCACACGCTGGCTTATGTGTGCGGGTTCGCGATCGCGTTCGCGCTGGCCTTGCTGGGGCTCGCGCTGGCGGCGCGGGTGCGGGTCGCGCCGGCGGCCGCGGTTTGA
- a CDS encoding phospholipase D family protein, which produces MPTASDTAPDTPPRRPRRLRRILALILLAWIASAVYHVYKPLPAGTSLAGPLRSARDVALLTDITWTDPQGARHSDQHVFDETLRLIGQADRAIVADQFLFNDFGSEQPGETRYRKLSQELTDALIARKRARPALTVVLITDPINTVYGGRASPHLEQLRAAGIEVVITDLARLRTPNPAWSGLWQLCCRWAGNDSDGGWLPNPLGPGQVGLRSWLALLNLNANHRKTLVVDQGEDWTALVASANPHDASSLHGNVAVRFSGAAALDLLASERAVAAFSGAAWPRALPTTVPRESIVDTTSAPRVQVLTEARIRDALLAAVDGARGGDRLDIAVFYFSHRRLVDAVAAAHKRGVGVRVLLDPNEDAFGRKKNGVPNRQVAAELVAAGVPLRWCDTHGEQCHAKLLLRTGSDGKIELIAGSANYTRRNLDDYNLESSARVVALDDAPVAQQARAYFEQSWSNAGGRTISADYARYADDSALRKVWYRIAEASGLSSF; this is translated from the coding sequence ATGCCCACCGCCTCCGATACCGCCCCCGACACCCCGCCCCGCCGCCCGCGCCGGCTGCGCCGCATCCTCGCGCTGATCCTGCTGGCCTGGATCGCCAGCGCCGTCTACCACGTCTACAAACCGCTGCCCGCCGGCACCAGCCTCGCCGGCCCGCTGCGCAGCGCGCGCGACGTCGCCCTGCTGACCGACATCACCTGGACCGACCCGCAGGGCGCGCGCCACAGCGACCAGCACGTGTTCGACGAAACCCTGCGCCTGATCGGCCAGGCCGACCGCGCCATCGTCGCCGACCAGTTCCTGTTCAACGATTTCGGCAGCGAACAGCCCGGCGAAACGCGTTACCGCAAGCTCAGCCAGGAACTCACCGACGCGCTGATCGCGCGCAAGCGCGCGCGGCCGGCGTTGACCGTGGTGCTCATCACCGACCCGATCAACACCGTCTACGGCGGCCGCGCTTCGCCGCATCTGGAGCAATTGCGCGCGGCCGGCATCGAGGTCGTGATCACCGACCTCGCCCGCCTGCGCACGCCGAACCCGGCGTGGTCGGGCCTGTGGCAGCTGTGCTGCCGCTGGGCCGGCAACGACAGCGACGGCGGCTGGCTGCCGAATCCGCTCGGCCCGGGCCAGGTCGGGCTGCGCAGCTGGCTGGCGCTGCTGAATCTCAACGCGAACCACCGCAAGACCCTGGTCGTCGACCAGGGCGAGGACTGGACCGCGCTGGTCGCCTCGGCCAACCCGCACGACGCCAGCAGCCTGCACGGCAACGTCGCCGTGCGCTTCAGCGGCGCCGCTGCGCTCGATCTGCTGGCCAGCGAGCGCGCGGTCGCGGCGTTCTCCGGCGCGGCCTGGCCGCGCGCGCTGCCGACGACGGTTCCGCGCGAGAGCATCGTCGACACCACCAGCGCGCCGCGCGTGCAGGTGCTGACCGAAGCCAGGATCCGCGACGCCCTGCTCGCCGCAGTCGACGGCGCCCGCGGCGGCGATCGCCTCGACATCGCGGTGTTCTACTTCTCGCACCGGCGCCTGGTCGACGCGGTCGCGGCCGCGCACAAGCGCGGGGTCGGCGTGCGCGTGCTGCTGGACCCGAACGAGGACGCGTTCGGGCGCAAGAAGAACGGCGTGCCGAACCGCCAGGTCGCCGCCGAGCTGGTCGCCGCCGGCGTGCCGCTGCGCTGGTGCGACACCCACGGCGAGCAATGCCACGCCAAGCTGCTGCTGCGCACGGGCAGCGACGGCAAGATCGAGCTGATCGCCGGCTCGGCCAACTACACCCGGCGCAACCTCGACGACTACAACCTGGAATCGAGCGCGCGCGTGGTCGCGCTCGACGACGCGCCGGTGGCGCAGCAGGCGCGGGCGTATTTCGAGCAGAGCTGGAGCAATGCGGGCGGGCGCACGATAAGCGCCGATTACGCTAGATACGCCGACGATTCGGCGCTGCGCAAGGTCTGGTACCGCATCGCCGAAGCGTCCGGGCTGTCGAGTTTCTGA
- a CDS encoding glycosyltransferase, whose translation MNILMLSDVYFPRVNGVSTSIRTFAQSLARMGHAVTLVAPDYGPGSGQELHDSDEFEILRLPARVIFFDPEDRLIRAPEARRLLPQLAQRHWDVIHIHTPFRAHSLGVSLAEQTGRPTVETYHTYFEEYIGHYLPWAPVALLRLVARRLSRTLCHGVDHLIVPTAQMTEVLDRYGITTPSTVLPTGIDLSEFAHGDGARFRAEHGIEANRPTLVTVSRLAVEKNIAFLLQVTRRLIADFPDLMFIIAGEGPDAERLKRLSKEYGLERNVRFFGNLDRRTTLLDAYRAGDAFVFASPTETQGLVLIEAMALGVPIVSTAVMGTATVLRDARSAVVSEENVEAFAAHVAGVLRSPELRAQLSAAGPIDARGWSTQGLMEQVVALYQRLAQAAPRKLEATRTQAQTAR comes from the coding sequence ATGAACATCCTGATGCTCTCGGACGTCTACTTCCCGCGGGTCAACGGCGTGTCGACCTCGATCCGCACCTTCGCCCAGTCGCTGGCGCGGATGGGCCACGCCGTCACCCTGGTCGCGCCGGACTACGGCCCCGGCAGCGGCCAGGAACTGCACGACAGCGACGAGTTCGAGATCCTGCGCCTGCCGGCCCGGGTCATCTTCTTCGACCCCGAGGACCGCCTGATCCGCGCGCCCGAGGCGCGCCGGCTGCTGCCGCAACTGGCGCAGCGGCACTGGGACGTGATCCACATCCACACCCCGTTCCGCGCCCACAGCCTCGGCGTGAGCCTGGCCGAACAGACCGGCCGGCCGACGGTGGAGACGTACCACACCTATTTCGAGGAATACATCGGCCACTACCTGCCGTGGGCGCCGGTGGCGCTGCTGCGGCTGGTGGCGCGGCGGCTGTCGCGCACGCTCTGCCACGGCGTCGACCACCTCATCGTGCCGACCGCGCAGATGACCGAAGTGCTCGATCGCTACGGCATCACCACGCCGTCGACGGTGCTGCCGACCGGCATCGACCTCAGCGAATTCGCCCACGGCGACGGCGCGCGCTTCCGCGCCGAACACGGCATCGAGGCGAACCGGCCGACGCTGGTGACGGTGAGCCGTCTGGCGGTGGAGAAGAACATCGCGTTCCTGTTGCAGGTGACGCGCCGGTTGATCGCCGATTTCCCCGATCTGATGTTCATCATCGCCGGCGAGGGGCCGGACGCGGAGCGGCTCAAGCGGCTGTCGAAGGAGTACGGACTGGAGCGCAACGTGCGCTTCTTCGGCAATCTCGACCGGCGCACGACCTTGCTCGACGCCTACCGCGCCGGCGACGCCTTCGTGTTCGCCTCGCCGACCGAGACCCAGGGCCTGGTGCTGATCGAGGCGATGGCGCTGGGCGTGCCGATCGTCTCGACCGCGGTCATGGGCACCGCCACGGTCCTGCGCGACGCGCGCAGCGCGGTGGTCAGCGAGGAGAACGTCGAGGCCTTCGCCGCGCACGTGGCCGGCGTGCTGCGCTCGCCGGAGCTGCGCGCGCAGTTGTCCGCGGCCGGCCCGATCGACGCGCGCGGCTGGAGCACGCAAGGGCTGATGGAACAGGTGGTGGCGCTGTACCAGCGGCTGGCGCAGGCGGCGCCGCGCAAACTCGAAGCGACGCGGACGCAGGCGCAGACTGCGCGCTGA